The segment TTGGTCGAGAACTATTTCGCCAAGATCAAGGAATTCCGGGGCATTGCTACGCGCTACGACAAAACCGACACAAGCTATGCCGCAAACTTGAGCCTCGTCGCCACCATCATTGATTTGCGTTAATTGTCAACGGACCCTAGAGCAGCGCCCGGTTAGATTTACCCATTCTGATACCCTGCGGCGGGTCCTTTTGATCCGAGGCGGCGTCGGCGGGCTTGCGTGTAGTCCCACTACACGCTGAGCCCACCTCCTACCCTCGGAGCAAAATGCCTCCGTCAGAATGGGTAAATCTAACCGGGCGATGCTCTAGGGCGTGACGTTGAACGACAGCAGCACGAGATTGCCGTCGGCCAAAACATATGCGACGCGCGGCGTCGGATCGATCTCGCTGGCAAACACGACGATTTCGGAAGCGATTTCGGTTTCGTGGTCGACTCGTGCCAGTTCGGCGAAGCGACGGGCAAAACTGACGATGCGCAGGCTGCGCCTGTGGCTCGCCGGCACCAACAGGTCATCGACGCTGTCGCCGTTGACGTCGAGGATGGCGGCCATGCCGAGCTGGCGCGAGCCCATGGCGTGGTTGGAAAAGCCGCCTTGCCGCGCCACCGGCCTGAGCAGCCCGGCTTCGAGACGGTAGAGCGTGAGTTCGCCGCCGATGTGGGGCGTCACCACGGCTGCCACCTCGATGCGTCCGTCGCCGTCGAAGTCGCCGGCGCCTATGGGATTGAGCCAGCGCCGGGGCCGGCCGATGGGCGGCGACTGGCCCAGCAGCCTGAGGCCGCCGACGCCCACCGTGTAGGCCGCCAGGGCGGCGCCGCGCGCCAGGTAGGAGCGCACCACGACGAGGTCGTCCTGGCCGTTGCCGTCGACGTCGAGCAGCCTGGGCGCCAGGTCCTCGAAGACTGAGCTCGGACCCAGCACGGTCTCCAGCCGGCGGCCGTCGGCCAGTTCCACCATCAGGCCGCCGGCCTCGATGGCATCGCCCAGCACACCGTGGTCGTAGCGCCCCGTGGGCCGGCTCAGCCAGGCCGCGCGGATGCGGCCCGGGCCCTGGCTGACGCTGCCCTGGGGCAGCATGCCGGGGCGCCCGGGCGCTGGGGCGCGGGGCTGGTCCTGGCTTTCGAAGGAGATTTTTCCCTGGTCGAGACGCAGCCGGGCCCAGCCGGCGCCCCCGTCGCCAGCCCTGCCGATCAGCGCCAGCCCGTCAAGATCGCTTTCCAGGCCGGCGACGGCAAAAGGCAGCGGCGCGCTCTCCTGCTTGAGCTGCAATTCAGCGCCCGCCGCCGGCAGTGCCAGCAGCCCCAGCAGCAGCGCCGCCAGCGCCTTTTCGTGCTGTCTCAATT is part of the Alphaproteobacteria bacterium genome and harbors:
- a CDS encoding IS5/IS1182 family transposase, with translation LVENYFAKIKEFRGIATRYDKTDTSYAANLSLVATIIDLR
- a CDS encoding VCBS repeat-containing protein; this translates as MRQHEKALAALLLGLLALPAAGAELQLKQESAPLPFAVAGLESDLDGLALIGRAGDGGAGWARLRLDQGKISFESQDQPRAPAPGRPGMLPQGSVSQGPGRIRAAWLSRPTGRYDHGVLGDAIEAGGLMVELADGRRLETVLGPSSVFEDLAPRLLDVDGNGQDDLVVVRSYLARGAALAAYTVGVGGLRLLGQSPPIGRPRRWLNPIGAGDFDGDGRIEVAAVVTPHIGGELTLYRLEAGLLRPVARQGGFSNHAMGSRQLGMAAILDVNGDSVDDLLVPASHRRSLRIVSFARRFAELARVDHETEIASEIVVFASEIDPTPRVAYVLADGNLVLLSFNVTP